A genomic region of Arachis stenosperma cultivar V10309 chromosome 9, arast.V10309.gnm1.PFL2, whole genome shotgun sequence contains the following coding sequences:
- the LOC130948585 gene encoding uncharacterized protein LOC130948585 isoform X4: protein MEILDDAVDNMGLSNKKASKFLLVLFIAIPLVFITITSMCKISNNFLPFEGFQKVLLGGKYQNDNNNHNNHSMELEGRGIVQNMTHENLGERGEEKNNTIEVFQGKVQNNCTASQGTVTGGVILADIGDLNSRKLLEPVLMGIIRSCFSFIAGTVCGIYVAQNYQVPNITKLIDTTLHKAKQVEETYRKPKKKGSDDDNYD from the exons ATGGAAATACTTGATGATGCAGTTGACAACATGGGGTTGAGTAACAAAAAAGCTTCAAAGTTTCTACTTGTGCTTTTCATAGCTATCCCTTTGGTTTTCATCACAATTACCTCAATGTGCAAAATCTCAAACAATTTTCTTCCTTTTGAGGGGTTTCAAAAAGTATTATTGGGAGGAAAATATCAGaatgataataataatcataataatcaTAGCATGGAATTGGAAGGAAGAGGAATAGTCCAAAATATGACACATGAGAACTTaggagaaagaggagaagaaaagaataataCTATTGAG GTATTTCAAGGGAAAGTTCAGAATAATTGCACTGCTTCACAAGGAACAGTAACAGGTGGAG TGATTCTTGCAGATATTGGGGATTTAAACAGCAGGAAATTGCTCGAGCCGGTACTGATGGGTATAATCAGGAGTTGCTTCTCATTCATAGCAGGGAcagtctgtggcatttatgtggCTCAAAATTATCAAGTTCCTAACATTACCAAGCTAATTGACACTACCTTGCACAAGGCAAAGCAAGTTGAGGAAACATATCGCAAGCCTAAGAAGAAGGGTTCTGATGATGATAACTACGATTAG
- the LOC130948585 gene encoding uncharacterized protein LOC130948585 isoform X8 yields the protein MGIIRSCFSFIAGTVCGIYVAQNYQVPNITKLIDTTLHKAKQVEETYRKPKKKGSDDDNYD from the coding sequence ATGGGTATAATCAGGAGTTGCTTCTCATTCATAGCAGGGAcagtctgtggcatttatgtggCTCAAAATTATCAAGTTCCTAACATTACCAAGCTAATTGACACTACCTTGCACAAGGCAAAGCAAGTTGAGGAAACATATCGCAAGCCTAAGAAGAAGGGTTCTGATGATGATAACTACGATTAG
- the LOC130948585 gene encoding probable fucosyltransferase 8 isoform X3 yields MGLSNKKASKFLLVLFIAIPLVFITITSMCKISNNFLPFEGFQKVLLGGKYQNDNNNHNNHSMELEGRGIVQNMTHENLGERGEEKNNTIEVFQGKVQNNCTASQGTVTGGGPKHNTPKLSTNDSKNSTTHDKFLDGLLASGFDESTCLSRYQSHLYRKPSNHKPSPYLISKLRNYEKFHKRCGPNSRAYKISMQKITTPSSKTHHHHHHHNDNVDAAKCKYLVWTPANGLGNRMISIAAAFLFAVLTDRVLLVRFEADMNGLFCEPFHGSTWILPKNSPFWNHENVETYQSVVLAKVDKARNLTLDQLLLPSVLFINLQHTKEDPEIFFHCDHNQEALKKVTVLIVQSDQYFVPSLFMTPSFSHDMNKMFPEKDAVFHHVGRYLFHPSNEAWGQISKFYDAYLAKADERIGLQIRVFRPTFTPQQAIMDLLLSCATSNKILPEVDTRNPAGTTASKVGRNNHTLKAVLVASLYPEYGENLRSMYLKGPTITGEVIRVYQPSHEEKQKFNDNVHNIKALVDMYLLSLCDVLVTSSLSTFGYVAQGFGGLKPWLLYGLISNETHFPPCLRDLSPEPCYHFPPQHQCNGNPKEHFATSFPHMFECKDYYRGVKLGDGVVH; encoded by the exons ATGGGGTTGAGTAACAAAAAAGCTTCAAAGTTTCTACTTGTGCTTTTCATAGCTATCCCTTTGGTTTTCATCACAATTACCTCAATGTGCAAAATCTCAAACAATTTTCTTCCTTTTGAGGGGTTTCAAAAAGTATTATTGGGAGGAAAATATCAGaatgataataataatcataataatcaTAGCATGGAATTGGAAGGAAGAGGAATAGTCCAAAATATGACACATGAGAACTTaggagaaagaggagaagaaaagaataataCTATTGAG GTATTTCAAGGGAAAGTTCAGAATAATTGCACTGCTTCACAAGGAACAGTAACAGGTGGAG GGCCAAAACATAACACACCGAAACTTTCAACAAATGATTCAAAAAATTCAACCACACATGACAAATTTCTTGATGGACTTTTAGCTTCTGGATTTGATGAATCAACATGCCTAAGCAGGTATCAATCCCATTTATACCGCAAACCTTCTAATCACAAGCCATCTCCATATTTGATATCTAAACTCAGAAACTATGAAAAATTTCACAAAAGATGTGGACCAAACTCTAGAGCTTACAAAATATCCATGCAAAAAATAACAACCCCAAGTTCTAAAacacatcatcatcatcatcatcacaatGATAATGTTGATGCTGCAAAGTGCAAATATCTTGTATGGACACCTGCAAATGGACTGGGAAATCGAATGATTAGCATCGCCGCCGCCTTCCTCTTCGCCGTCCTCACAGACAGAGTTCTGTTAGTAAGATTTGAAGCAGATATGAATGGCCTATTCTGTGAACCATTTCATGGGTCAACTTGGATTTTGCCTAAGAACTCACCCTTTTGGAACCATGAGAATGTTGAGACATATCAAAGTGTAGTGTTAGCTAAGGTGGACAAAGCTAGAAACTTGACATTGGATCAATTGTTATTGCCTTCTGTTCTGTTTATTAATCTACAACATACAAAAGAAGATCCTGAAATCTTTTTTCATTGTGATCATAATCAAGAAGCTCTCAAGAAAGTTACTGTCTTGATTGTTCAATCAGATCAGTACTTTGTGCCTTCTCTGTTCATGACTCCATCTTTTAGTCATGATATGAACAAGATGTTCCCGGAAAAGGATGCCGTTTTCCACCACGTCGGCCGGTACCTTTTCCACCCTTCGAACGAGGCGTGGGGACAAATTAGTaaattctatgatgcatacttGGCGAAAGCAGACGAGAGGATTGGACTACAA ATAAGAGTGTTTAGACCCACTTTCACTCCACAACAAGCAATTATGGACTTGCTTTTAAGCTGTGCTACAAGTAACAAGATACTTCCGGAAGTCGATACGCGAAATCCGGCCGGCACGACGGCTTCAAAGGTGGGGAGAAACAACCATACTCTAAAGGCTGTGCTTGTGGCATCTTTGTATCCAGAATATGGTGAAAATTTGAGAAGTATGTACCTTAAAGGACCAACTATTACCGGAGAAGTAATAAGAGTTTATCAACCAAGTCATGAAGAAAAGCAAAAGTTTAATGATAATGTGCATAACATAAAGGCATTGGTGGATATGTATCTACTAAGTTTATGTGATGTGTTGGTGACTTCTTCATTGTCTACTTTTGGGTATGTGGCTCAAGGTTTTGGGGGTTTGAAGCCTTGGTTACTTTATGGGCTGATAAGTAATGAAACACATTTTCCACCTTGTCTTAGGGACTTGTCACCTGAGCCTTGTTACCATTTTCCACCTCAGCATCAGTGTAATGGGAACCCCAAAGAACATTTTGCTACTTCTTTCCCACATATGTTTGAATGTAAGGATTATTACCGTGGAGTGAAGCTGGGTGATGGTGTAGTTCATTAA
- the LOC130948585 gene encoding probable fucosyltransferase 8 isoform X2, producing MEILDDAVDNMGLSNKKASKFLLVLFIAIPLVFITITSMCKISNNFLPFEGFQKVLLGGKYQNDNNNHNNHSMELEGRGIVQNMTHENLGERGEEKNNTIEVFQGKVQNNCTASQGTVTGPKHNTPKLSTNDSKNSTTHDKFLDGLLASGFDESTCLSRYQSHLYRKPSNHKPSPYLISKLRNYEKFHKRCGPNSRAYKISMQKITTPSSKTHHHHHHHNDNVDAAKCKYLVWTPANGLGNRMISIAAAFLFAVLTDRVLLVRFEADMNGLFCEPFHGSTWILPKNSPFWNHENVETYQSVVLAKVDKARNLTLDQLLLPSVLFINLQHTKEDPEIFFHCDHNQEALKKVTVLIVQSDQYFVPSLFMTPSFSHDMNKMFPEKDAVFHHVGRYLFHPSNEAWGQISKFYDAYLAKADERIGLQIRVFRPTFTPQQAIMDLLLSCATSNKILPEVDTRNPAGTTASKVGRNNHTLKAVLVASLYPEYGENLRSMYLKGPTITGEVIRVYQPSHEEKQKFNDNVHNIKALVDMYLLSLCDVLVTSSLSTFGYVAQGFGGLKPWLLYGLISNETHFPPCLRDLSPEPCYHFPPQHQCNGNPKEHFATSFPHMFECKDYYRGVKLGDGVVH from the exons ATGGAAATACTTGATGATGCAGTTGACAACATGGGGTTGAGTAACAAAAAAGCTTCAAAGTTTCTACTTGTGCTTTTCATAGCTATCCCTTTGGTTTTCATCACAATTACCTCAATGTGCAAAATCTCAAACAATTTTCTTCCTTTTGAGGGGTTTCAAAAAGTATTATTGGGAGGAAAATATCAGaatgataataataatcataataatcaTAGCATGGAATTGGAAGGAAGAGGAATAGTCCAAAATATGACACATGAGAACTTaggagaaagaggagaagaaaagaataataCTATTGAG GTATTTCAAGGGAAAGTTCAGAATAATTGCACTGCTTCACAAGGAACAGTAACAG GGCCAAAACATAACACACCGAAACTTTCAACAAATGATTCAAAAAATTCAACCACACATGACAAATTTCTTGATGGACTTTTAGCTTCTGGATTTGATGAATCAACATGCCTAAGCAGGTATCAATCCCATTTATACCGCAAACCTTCTAATCACAAGCCATCTCCATATTTGATATCTAAACTCAGAAACTATGAAAAATTTCACAAAAGATGTGGACCAAACTCTAGAGCTTACAAAATATCCATGCAAAAAATAACAACCCCAAGTTCTAAAacacatcatcatcatcatcatcacaatGATAATGTTGATGCTGCAAAGTGCAAATATCTTGTATGGACACCTGCAAATGGACTGGGAAATCGAATGATTAGCATCGCCGCCGCCTTCCTCTTCGCCGTCCTCACAGACAGAGTTCTGTTAGTAAGATTTGAAGCAGATATGAATGGCCTATTCTGTGAACCATTTCATGGGTCAACTTGGATTTTGCCTAAGAACTCACCCTTTTGGAACCATGAGAATGTTGAGACATATCAAAGTGTAGTGTTAGCTAAGGTGGACAAAGCTAGAAACTTGACATTGGATCAATTGTTATTGCCTTCTGTTCTGTTTATTAATCTACAACATACAAAAGAAGATCCTGAAATCTTTTTTCATTGTGATCATAATCAAGAAGCTCTCAAGAAAGTTACTGTCTTGATTGTTCAATCAGATCAGTACTTTGTGCCTTCTCTGTTCATGACTCCATCTTTTAGTCATGATATGAACAAGATGTTCCCGGAAAAGGATGCCGTTTTCCACCACGTCGGCCGGTACCTTTTCCACCCTTCGAACGAGGCGTGGGGACAAATTAGTaaattctatgatgcatacttGGCGAAAGCAGACGAGAGGATTGGACTACAA ATAAGAGTGTTTAGACCCACTTTCACTCCACAACAAGCAATTATGGACTTGCTTTTAAGCTGTGCTACAAGTAACAAGATACTTCCGGAAGTCGATACGCGAAATCCGGCCGGCACGACGGCTTCAAAGGTGGGGAGAAACAACCATACTCTAAAGGCTGTGCTTGTGGCATCTTTGTATCCAGAATATGGTGAAAATTTGAGAAGTATGTACCTTAAAGGACCAACTATTACCGGAGAAGTAATAAGAGTTTATCAACCAAGTCATGAAGAAAAGCAAAAGTTTAATGATAATGTGCATAACATAAAGGCATTGGTGGATATGTATCTACTAAGTTTATGTGATGTGTTGGTGACTTCTTCATTGTCTACTTTTGGGTATGTGGCTCAAGGTTTTGGGGGTTTGAAGCCTTGGTTACTTTATGGGCTGATAAGTAATGAAACACATTTTCCACCTTGTCTTAGGGACTTGTCACCTGAGCCTTGTTACCATTTTCCACCTCAGCATCAGTGTAATGGGAACCCCAAAGAACATTTTGCTACTTCTTTCCCACATATGTTTGAATGTAAGGATTATTACCGTGGAGTGAAGCTGGGTGATGGTGTAGTTCATTAA
- the LOC130948585 gene encoding uncharacterized protein LOC130948585 isoform X6, whose protein sequence is MEILDDAVDNMGLSNKKASKFLLVLFIAIPLVFITITSMCKISNNFLPFEGFQKVLLGGKYQNDNNNHNNHSMELEGRGIVQNMTHENLGERGEEKNNTIEVFQGKVQNNCTASQGTVTGGGPKHNTPKLSTNDSKNSTTHDKFLDGLLASGFDESTCLSREG, encoded by the exons ATGGAAATACTTGATGATGCAGTTGACAACATGGGGTTGAGTAACAAAAAAGCTTCAAAGTTTCTACTTGTGCTTTTCATAGCTATCCCTTTGGTTTTCATCACAATTACCTCAATGTGCAAAATCTCAAACAATTTTCTTCCTTTTGAGGGGTTTCAAAAAGTATTATTGGGAGGAAAATATCAGaatgataataataatcataataatcaTAGCATGGAATTGGAAGGAAGAGGAATAGTCCAAAATATGACACATGAGAACTTaggagaaagaggagaagaaaagaataataCTATTGAG GTATTTCAAGGGAAAGTTCAGAATAATTGCACTGCTTCACAAGGAACAGTAACAGGTGGAG GGCCAAAACATAACACACCGAAACTTTCAACAAATGATTCAAAAAATTCAACCACACATGACAAATTTCTTGATGGACTTTTAGCTTCTGGATTTGATGAATCAACATGCCTAAGCAG GGAAGGATGA
- the LOC130948585 gene encoding probable fucosyltransferase 8 isoform X1, with amino-acid sequence MEILDDAVDNMGLSNKKASKFLLVLFIAIPLVFITITSMCKISNNFLPFEGFQKVLLGGKYQNDNNNHNNHSMELEGRGIVQNMTHENLGERGEEKNNTIEVFQGKVQNNCTASQGTVTGGGPKHNTPKLSTNDSKNSTTHDKFLDGLLASGFDESTCLSRYQSHLYRKPSNHKPSPYLISKLRNYEKFHKRCGPNSRAYKISMQKITTPSSKTHHHHHHHNDNVDAAKCKYLVWTPANGLGNRMISIAAAFLFAVLTDRVLLVRFEADMNGLFCEPFHGSTWILPKNSPFWNHENVETYQSVVLAKVDKARNLTLDQLLLPSVLFINLQHTKEDPEIFFHCDHNQEALKKVTVLIVQSDQYFVPSLFMTPSFSHDMNKMFPEKDAVFHHVGRYLFHPSNEAWGQISKFYDAYLAKADERIGLQIRVFRPTFTPQQAIMDLLLSCATSNKILPEVDTRNPAGTTASKVGRNNHTLKAVLVASLYPEYGENLRSMYLKGPTITGEVIRVYQPSHEEKQKFNDNVHNIKALVDMYLLSLCDVLVTSSLSTFGYVAQGFGGLKPWLLYGLISNETHFPPCLRDLSPEPCYHFPPQHQCNGNPKEHFATSFPHMFECKDYYRGVKLGDGVVH; translated from the exons ATGGAAATACTTGATGATGCAGTTGACAACATGGGGTTGAGTAACAAAAAAGCTTCAAAGTTTCTACTTGTGCTTTTCATAGCTATCCCTTTGGTTTTCATCACAATTACCTCAATGTGCAAAATCTCAAACAATTTTCTTCCTTTTGAGGGGTTTCAAAAAGTATTATTGGGAGGAAAATATCAGaatgataataataatcataataatcaTAGCATGGAATTGGAAGGAAGAGGAATAGTCCAAAATATGACACATGAGAACTTaggagaaagaggagaagaaaagaataataCTATTGAG GTATTTCAAGGGAAAGTTCAGAATAATTGCACTGCTTCACAAGGAACAGTAACAGGTGGAG GGCCAAAACATAACACACCGAAACTTTCAACAAATGATTCAAAAAATTCAACCACACATGACAAATTTCTTGATGGACTTTTAGCTTCTGGATTTGATGAATCAACATGCCTAAGCAGGTATCAATCCCATTTATACCGCAAACCTTCTAATCACAAGCCATCTCCATATTTGATATCTAAACTCAGAAACTATGAAAAATTTCACAAAAGATGTGGACCAAACTCTAGAGCTTACAAAATATCCATGCAAAAAATAACAACCCCAAGTTCTAAAacacatcatcatcatcatcatcacaatGATAATGTTGATGCTGCAAAGTGCAAATATCTTGTATGGACACCTGCAAATGGACTGGGAAATCGAATGATTAGCATCGCCGCCGCCTTCCTCTTCGCCGTCCTCACAGACAGAGTTCTGTTAGTAAGATTTGAAGCAGATATGAATGGCCTATTCTGTGAACCATTTCATGGGTCAACTTGGATTTTGCCTAAGAACTCACCCTTTTGGAACCATGAGAATGTTGAGACATATCAAAGTGTAGTGTTAGCTAAGGTGGACAAAGCTAGAAACTTGACATTGGATCAATTGTTATTGCCTTCTGTTCTGTTTATTAATCTACAACATACAAAAGAAGATCCTGAAATCTTTTTTCATTGTGATCATAATCAAGAAGCTCTCAAGAAAGTTACTGTCTTGATTGTTCAATCAGATCAGTACTTTGTGCCTTCTCTGTTCATGACTCCATCTTTTAGTCATGATATGAACAAGATGTTCCCGGAAAAGGATGCCGTTTTCCACCACGTCGGCCGGTACCTTTTCCACCCTTCGAACGAGGCGTGGGGACAAATTAGTaaattctatgatgcatacttGGCGAAAGCAGACGAGAGGATTGGACTACAA ATAAGAGTGTTTAGACCCACTTTCACTCCACAACAAGCAATTATGGACTTGCTTTTAAGCTGTGCTACAAGTAACAAGATACTTCCGGAAGTCGATACGCGAAATCCGGCCGGCACGACGGCTTCAAAGGTGGGGAGAAACAACCATACTCTAAAGGCTGTGCTTGTGGCATCTTTGTATCCAGAATATGGTGAAAATTTGAGAAGTATGTACCTTAAAGGACCAACTATTACCGGAGAAGTAATAAGAGTTTATCAACCAAGTCATGAAGAAAAGCAAAAGTTTAATGATAATGTGCATAACATAAAGGCATTGGTGGATATGTATCTACTAAGTTTATGTGATGTGTTGGTGACTTCTTCATTGTCTACTTTTGGGTATGTGGCTCAAGGTTTTGGGGGTTTGAAGCCTTGGTTACTTTATGGGCTGATAAGTAATGAAACACATTTTCCACCTTGTCTTAGGGACTTGTCACCTGAGCCTTGTTACCATTTTCCACCTCAGCATCAGTGTAATGGGAACCCCAAAGAACATTTTGCTACTTCTTTCCCACATATGTTTGAATGTAAGGATTATTACCGTGGAGTGAAGCTGGGTGATGGTGTAGTTCATTAA
- the LOC130948585 gene encoding uncharacterized protein LOC130948585 isoform X7, translating into MEILDDAVDNMGLSNKKASKFLLVLFIAIPLVFITITSMCKISNNFLPFEGFQKVLLGGKYQNDNNNHNNHSMELEGRGIVQNMTHENLGERGEEKNNTIEVFQGKVQNNCTASQGTVTGGGPKHNTPKLSTNDSKNSTTHDKFLDGLLASGFDESTCLSS; encoded by the exons ATGGAAATACTTGATGATGCAGTTGACAACATGGGGTTGAGTAACAAAAAAGCTTCAAAGTTTCTACTTGTGCTTTTCATAGCTATCCCTTTGGTTTTCATCACAATTACCTCAATGTGCAAAATCTCAAACAATTTTCTTCCTTTTGAGGGGTTTCAAAAAGTATTATTGGGAGGAAAATATCAGaatgataataataatcataataatcaTAGCATGGAATTGGAAGGAAGAGGAATAGTCCAAAATATGACACATGAGAACTTaggagaaagaggagaagaaaagaataataCTATTGAG GTATTTCAAGGGAAAGTTCAGAATAATTGCACTGCTTCACAAGGAACAGTAACAGGTGGAG GGCCAAAACATAACACACCGAAACTTTCAACAAATGATTCAAAAAATTCAACCACACATGACAAATTTCTTGATGGACTTTTAGCTTCTGGATTTGATGAATCAACATGCCTAAGCAG CTGA
- the LOC130948585 gene encoding uncharacterized protein LOC130948585 isoform X5 codes for MEILDDAVDNMGLSNKKASKFLLVLFIAIPLVFITITSMCKISNNFLPFEGFQKVLLGGKYQNDNNNHNNHSMELEGRGIVQNMTHENLGERGEEKNNTIEVFQGKVQNNCTASQGTVTVILADIGDLNSRKLLEPVLMGIIRSCFSFIAGTVCGIYVAQNYQVPNITKLIDTTLHKAKQVEETYRKPKKKGSDDDNYD; via the exons ATGGAAATACTTGATGATGCAGTTGACAACATGGGGTTGAGTAACAAAAAAGCTTCAAAGTTTCTACTTGTGCTTTTCATAGCTATCCCTTTGGTTTTCATCACAATTACCTCAATGTGCAAAATCTCAAACAATTTTCTTCCTTTTGAGGGGTTTCAAAAAGTATTATTGGGAGGAAAATATCAGaatgataataataatcataataatcaTAGCATGGAATTGGAAGGAAGAGGAATAGTCCAAAATATGACACATGAGAACTTaggagaaagaggagaagaaaagaataataCTATTGAG GTATTTCAAGGGAAAGTTCAGAATAATTGCACTGCTTCACAAGGAACAGTAACAG TGATTCTTGCAGATATTGGGGATTTAAACAGCAGGAAATTGCTCGAGCCGGTACTGATGGGTATAATCAGGAGTTGCTTCTCATTCATAGCAGGGAcagtctgtggcatttatgtggCTCAAAATTATCAAGTTCCTAACATTACCAAGCTAATTGACACTACCTTGCACAAGGCAAAGCAAGTTGAGGAAACATATCGCAAGCCTAAGAAGAAGGGTTCTGATGATGATAACTACGATTAG